The nucleotide window GAAACGCTTATCTTATTAGACAAACCAATGATTAAGCTCATAGAAAAATACCCTATTGTTAGCCTTTTACTCTTTGTGGTAATTATGCTTGGCTTTACTATAGATGCAATTCCTGTGACGATAATGGAAGCTCGAAATTTTATTTCGGCAAGAGAAATGCTTACGGATAATAATTGGATTTTAACCACAATGAATGGGGAAGCACGCTACCAAAAACCACCTTTACCAACTTGGATAACGGCTTTTTTTGGTATGCTCTTCGGTATAAAATCTGTCCTTGCTTTACGTTGGCCAGCCCTTTTATTCATGGCAAGCATTGGTATTTCTACATATTTGATTTCAAAACAATTAAAACTTACCAAATCACATAGTCTTATCAATGGTTTTATTGTGTTGAGCTCATTCTATGTTATTGGTATTACCGTTGAAGCACCTTGGGATATTTACGCTCATGGTTTTATGCTTATGGCTTTATTCCAACTCTTTATTATGCTGAAGCATCAAAAAACAAACATTATAAATAGCCTTCTGTTTGTGTTGTTTATAGCTGGTTCTGTACTCTCTAAAGGTCCAGTTTCTTTATATGTGTTGTTTTTATCTTTTGTGGTTGCTTATGGTATAGCATTTAGATTAAAAGGGAATATTTTACACTTTTTAAAGCTTATTAGCCTTTTAATTTTTGGAATTGTCATTGGTGGCTGGTGGTACATGCATGTTCGTATTGCAGATCCTGAAACATTTGCAGCTATAGCAGTTAAGGAAACAACTAATTGGAGCAGCTATAATGTAAGACCCTTTTATTATTACTGGAGCTTTTTTGTACAGAGTGGATTGTGGACCGTTCCAGCATTTATAAGTTTATTATACCCTTATTTAAAGTCGCGCGTGTCTCATCTCAAAGCCTATCGTTTTAGTTTTTTCTGGACGCTTATTGCTGTGATTTTATTGTCTGTAATTCCTGAAAAAAAATCACGCTACCTCATGCCAGTTTTAATTCCTCTGGCTATTAATATTGGATTTTATATTGCGTATTTAATCAGAGAATTTAAAAACCTAAAGGATAAACGCGAAACCTATCCTGTGTACTTTCACTTTGGACTGATAGGATTAATTGGCATTTTGTTTTGGATGTCTGAATTCTTTAAAGATTCTTTTATTTTTAGTGATTATGCCGTTAGGTATTTTATCACTTCTATCGTACTTATTAGTATTGGTGTTTTCATCATTCAAAATTTAAAGAAAAAAGATATTAAAACGGTGTTCTATTTATGCTTAGCTATGATGGTTAGTATTGGATTTTTCGCTCTACCCTTAGCAAATTCAAATGTTAAAGATGACAACAAACCTATTTCAGAATTACAAGACAAGGCCATTGATTTATATCATTTAGACTATGTTGCTCCTGAAATGATTTATAATTATGGTGATAAAATTCCGAGTATTAAAGCAGAAGAAGGCTATCACATACCAATTGAAAAAACATTTTATTTATTAACAAGAACCCATCAACCAGATACGATTGAAGTCCTTTCAAAATTATATAAAATGGAATTTATAGATACGTATGACCTTAATCGTGCTTCCAAGGATTCTAGAGCCTATAATGAGCGATTAGTTAATCAGTTATACAAACTTACTCTAAAATAATAATTCTCTATTCTCGATATAGTTTTTTTTAACTTCGACAAGCGCAGTCATAAAAACCACTCGAACTGACAAATTATTATTCAATCGTCAGTTCGAGTTTTTCTTCGGAAAAAATATCGAGAACAAGGTTTAATAATTTAATTGAATCGCTTAAGGATATAGGTATTCAGCTTATAAAAACCAAAGCCAGCTAAAGCACCAAAAGTCATTCCTGCTAAAATATCTATCGGAAAGTGCACTCCAACATAAATACGACTGTAAGCCACTAAAAACGCCCAAAACAACAGAATAAATATGAGGTTTTTAAAGTAAGGTCGCAAAACTAAGCCACCAAAAACAGCTGCTGCCATGGAGTTAGATGCATGACCAGAGAAAAAACTACGGTTGCTACTGCATCGTTCTGCTATAAACCGTATGCTATCCTTTATTTCATCGCAAGCACAAGGTCTAAATCGCAATACTGTACGTTTTACCAAATTAGTAGTCTGATCTGTAAATAATATCATTAAAGCAATGACCACTATGATTACCAACAAGGATTTCCAACCCAGTTTTCTATAGATTAAAAACAGTAGTAAGGCATATAGAGGCGCAAAAGTAAACTCATGCGTTATGGCCAGCCACATGCCATCCCAAGTAGGTGAACCTAGGCCATTGAGATATACAAAAAGTTCGGTATCTAAGTCTAAAAGTTTGTCTAGCATTAGTTGTCGTCGTAACGTGCTACTTCCCTATCGTAGAACTCAGTAGCCTGCATTATATAATTTTCCATTTCGGTTTCGAGTTCTTTTTGATCGTGCTGATCGAATTCTTCAAACCACTCTACCTCATCATTTTCAAGATTGATGATAAATCTCGGAAACTCAGTATGAATAACGAATATAGCATCTGGATAATCTGTGTTATCGCCTAAGATGAATTTTGGTAATTCCATTGGTTAAAAGTTTGAATTTTGAAGGACAAAAATACAAATTTAGTGATGAGTTCTTCATACTATTTTTTGCTTTGTCATTTCTAGTAACTTATTACGCTTATGACTTCTCGATACAATCCTTCATACTTCAGGACCACTCGAAGTGTCGCAATGCATAAAAATAAAACCTCAACCGTCAGTTCGAGTGAATTTTATGACGATAGGAATAAAATTAGTACTTCGACAAGCTCAGCAGAACTATCGAGAACTATTTTGGTAACTCAACTTCTCGATACAATCCTTCATACTTCAGGATCACTCGAAGTGACGTAAACAACAAAGTTGAACCTCTATCGTCAGTTCGAGTGATTTGTGAGTATGCGAGCAAATAGTATCGAGAACTATTTAGACAACAAAACTTCTCGATACAATCCTTCATACTTCAGGATCACTCGAAGTGACGTATACGAGTTATTTAGCTTGTTGCGAAATCAACTTCTTCGTCAAAAAATTAAAACGAATAAAGAGCAATAAAGCCGCAGCACTTAAGCCAGCTAATAAGCCCAACCAAATTCCCAAACTGCCATAGGCGTCTTCTTTGCCTAAATAGTAACTAATCGGAAACCCAATCACCCAATACGAAATAAAAGTAATGATGGTAGGAATCTTAACGTCTTGCAAACCACGAAGTGCTCCAAGTGCAATAACTTGCAGACTATCACTAATCTGAAACACTGCCGAAGCCAATAATAAAGTCGCTGCGATTTTAACCACCTCAGCGGTGTCCATGGCATTGGCTGGATCGTCTAAATCCACATACAACTCCGGTAACGCTTTATGAAAAATCACAAACAACAACGCGAAAATGACAGCGAATATAAACCCAACAAAAAAGATAGATTCTGCAATACGTTTTAGGTTTTTGTAATCCTTTAATCCTTTTTGATTACCAACACGCACCATAGCGGCAACACTCAAGCCCATAGCCACCATAAAAGTCATGGATGATAAGTTAAGTGCAATCTGGTTGGCAGCCTGTGCATTTTTACCCAACAATCCACTGAGCCAAATTGCTGCTGTAAAAATAGCCACCTCAAAAAACATCTGCATCGCACTAGGCAACCCTAAGTTGGTGAGCTTTTTTAGAGGTTGTTTACTGAGTTTAAAGAATTTTATATTGGTCACATACGCTCTAGATCTGTGACGTTTTGCCAACAGCCACCACAAGAAAAACAACATCGTAAAACGCGATACTAAAGTACCAACAGCAGCACCAACAATACCCATTTGCGGAAACCCAAATTTTCCAAAAATAAGCACGTAGTTAATAGCGACGTTGAGAATATTAGCCACCAACGTAGCATACATAGGGTATTTGGTTAAGGACATGCCGTCGCTAAACTGCTTAAATGCCTGAAACACGATAAGCGGCACCAAAGAAAAAGCTACCAAATCTAAATACGGAATAGCGAGTTCTACCACTTCTGCTGGCTGATCCATAACATACATTAAGGGCTTGGACAGTAAAGTGACTAAAAACAACAAAACACCCAGTACCGTACATAAGAAAAACCCATGCTTAAAAGCCGATTTCCCTTTCACGAAGTTTTGCTCTGTATCTGCCTCTGCTACCAAAGGTGTTATGGCTGTAGAAAAGCCAATACCCAAAGACATGGCAATAAAAATAAAGCTATTACCCAAAGACACAGCTGCCAACTCAGCCGAGCCCAATTGCCCAACCATCACATTATCTACAAAGCTCACAAAGGTATGCCCAAGCATGCCTAACATTACTGGTGATGCCAGTTTTAGGTTGTATTGAAATTCTTTAGTGTAGTTGCTTAAAACCATGCCGCGAAGGTAGTGGTTTTGGGTTTAGGTTTTAGAGTTTATTTTTTACTCGAATATAAATTAAATAACTAGTTACAAACGAGCGCTAGCAAGGGTTTTTATTTAATTTTTTCTTTCACAAATGATATTACATTTTTAAACTCTATTTCTCCAATCTCTGATTTTCCAATAACCACAATATCACCTTGTTCTTTGTTTCTCATTAAAAGCAAATTTGATTTTACGATTTTATATTCTTGGAAATTATTCCATTCAGTTTTGGTTTCGGAAAAGTCATCAGTAAAAACTAAACAGTCCTTGTTAAATTCAAAAATGCCGTATTTTGGAATTTCATTTTCTTTATCTATTAATGCCTTTATACGACTCATATAGTCGTTTTTTAAATTATGATACTTCTTATTATAAGTGTAAAAATTGTAGAATGAAAAAAGAGAGAAAGCAAGGAATAAAAAACCTAAATTACCTTTTCCAATAATTATGAAAATACCTAAGCATATAAAAATTATAAACCAAAATAGTGCCTCTTTACTTTTCCTATAAGAATCAGAGAAGACATAAGGAAATGTTATTTTGGTTTGCAGATAATAAAGTTCTAAGTCAAAAGGTATTTCGTATCTCAATTGATTTTTTTTAATGAGTTCAGTTGATTTATTAAGTTTCTTTCAATTACTTGTATCCATCGATAAGCAAAGTTCTTTTTTTTTAAACAACAAGTCAATACGTAACGTTGCATATTTTTCAATACAATTTTATTATGTATTCTGTCTACTTATAACATTAAAAACAAGAGATTTCCATATTACCGCTAAGCCAAAAATTAAAAAAAAGAGACCGCTAATTAAAAAAGTAGACTTAGTATTTTCACCAAATAGTTGGCTGAAATATTCTATCTTCCAAGTTAGATAAGGTGACGCAAAAAACAAGTTACGTGTAAAAATCAAAGTCAACACTAAGATAAATACATTATTTATGATACCGACTTTAAACTTTCTATTTAAAAGCAAAACTAAAATTATAATCACAAACGCAATCAGAGTCTTGCTATAAAAATGGTTAGCAAAAAATTGACCCAAACGAACGTCTGATATAGCCTCATAAGTATTAGTGGATTTACCTAATAGTGCATCCCATTCATCGGCATTGTAGGCTACATACAACCTATATATTCCAGTAAATACAAACTGTAGTCCAAAGCACTGTAATAGTATTAAAACAAAGTCAAATTTGCCTAATAATTTACCCATACCCATTAAAATAACCAAAAAGTTGGTATATAAACAGCGCTATTCCTGCCAAAACCAAGTACCAATTGACAGCTTTATAAAACGCTGGGAACTGTTTCCGTTTTCGAGACTGTGTAATGATAAACACAATAGGTATTAAAGCTAATACTTGACCGATTTCTACACCTAAGTTAAAACACAAAATTTTTGCCAACACCTGTTCTTCTCCAATATCAAAAGATTGTAATCGGGTTGATAAGCCAAAACCATGAATCAGTCCAAAAAGACCTACCATAAGCAGTAGGTTTGGTACTTTTAGTTTTTGAAAACCACCTAAGTTTTCAAATCCCTTATACAAAACACTTAAAGCAATAACAGCATCTACTAAGTGTTCATTTGCCGTAATACCAGAATACGTAGCACCTATTAGAGTGATACAATGGCCAATTGTAAATACTGTTATAAATTTTAGAATGTCTTTAAAGCTGCTTAGATAGAATACCACACCAGCCAAAAAAAGCAGGTGATCGTAACCGGTAAGCATATGCGTTGCTCCTACTTGAATATAAGCCCATAAACCACCATTGCGCAAAAGCTCTTGATCTGCGTTTGTAACACCATGTGCAAATCCAAAAAGTGGAAGTAACACTACTAATAGCGTTAACAGCCGCCTTAAGCTCAAAACCATTAGCTGTCTTTTTTTCTAAAGATGAAGAATAACACACCAATGAACGCTACACTGCCTAAAATGAACATCCAAATTGGGATGCCGTCTTCATGATCGCGGTCATGGTTGTGTGTATGTGTATCAGCATTATGGGCATGGCTTACCTCAAAAGTTAAAGTTGCCCATTTAGACCGATGTGTTAATTCATCGCTGTCTGCAACTCTAGTCATATGAATAGTTCTAAGGTAGTAAATCCCATCTTCTGGTAAATCTACGGTAACAATACCTTTATCATTAGTGCGTAATTGCTGTCCACTGGTATGGGAATGTGGCTTTTCTTCTTCGGCATTATGCGAATGCTTATGTTCATTAGTATCATGTCCATGTTTGTGCGAATGAACTTCACCTTTGTGTTTATGCTCATGACTGTGGGCTTCACTTGTACTAGAACTATGCTCGTGGCTGTGGTCGCCATCATCATGAGAGTGTTCATGTGAATGGGTTTTATCCTCATGACTATGTTTGTGAGTATTTTCATCGTGAGAATGCGCGTGAGCACCTTTAACGGCATCTGCAAAAATAAGTTGATTGGCTAAAGGTTTGCCATCCAACAGCAATTGAACATCGAGTTGCTCACCAGTATGTTTCTCATAAGGATTTGCCATGGGAACAAACTCAATAGGATACCCCAAAACTGTTTTCCAATCATCAGTCTTTACATCACCGACTTGATAAATAGCCTTAACGTGCTTTTGGTAATTCTCAACCACATCTTGGTCTAACAAGCTATCTGCAGTACGTTGTTTGAGCATATCCAAAACACCATCGCTTTTAAGATATTTATTGAATTTCTCTGCGGTAAGTTCAATATTTCTGGCTTTAGTAGAAACACCTGCTACATAAGTTCCTGCATCACCTGTATTAAAGGTTAATTTTGTAATCGTACTATCTTGGTCTTGCCATTGCTCAGGATTAATAGCTACTCGATTTCCATGCGAAACTATAGACGCATCCAACATTCGATCGCGAGCAATGGTATTATCACTTTTCTCAAAAGTACCGTTGTAAAGGTTTAAAACCGCTTCTTGATTAGGCTCTAAAAAATAGGTTTCTAATTTTATATACAAATCGTGACTGCAGAATAACACAAGCGCAGCCAAAAAATAAAAAGGCTTTAAAAGTTTATTAGTTATTGATGCTGTTATTTTTCTTTTTTTAAGTTTCATTGCTATAGTTGTTATAGGTTATCAAAGTGCTATAATATTTTGTTTGGCTTCCTCAAACTCTTTTACCATGTCGTTTACAATGTCTGCAACGGGTTTAATGTCGTGTATAAGACCTGCGATTTGTCCAATTTCGAGTTCGCCATCATCCAAGTCACCTTCAAACATACCACGTTTGGCTCTGGCGCGTCCTAGTAGTTCTTTAAGCTGCTCTGGTGTTGGTGCGGTTTTATAAAGTTCTTGTACCTCGTTGTAAAATTTATTTTTAACGAGACGCACTGGTGCCAGTTCTTTTAAGGTCAATTGCGTATCTCCTTCTTTAGCATCCACCACAACTTGTTTAAAAGCTTGATGCGCTGAGGATTCTTCACTCGCCACAAAACGACTACCAACCTGTACACCATCAGCTCCCAAAACCATACAGGCTAATATGGCTTTTCCGGTGGCAATACCACCTGCAGCAATTAATGGAATTTCTAAGTGTTCTTTTACCATTGGGATTAAAGTGAGCGTTGTGGTTTCGTCTCTACCATTGTGTCCTCCTGCTTCAAAACCTTCAGCCACGACAGCATCCACACCTGCGTCTTGGGCTTTGAGCGCAAATTTTACACTACTCACTACATGCACCACAGTAATGCCTCGCTCTTGTAACCAACTGGTCCATGTTTTCGGATTTCCGGCAGAGGTGAATACAATCTTTACTCCTTCTTCAACAATGATATCCATAATCTCTTCAATGTTTGGATATAGCATCGGCACATTCACTCCAAAAGGTTTGTCGGTTGCAGCTTTACATTTTTGAATATGCTCGCGCAACACATCTGGATACATTGAGCCTGCGCCTATTAAGCCTAAAATGCCTGCGTTACTTGCTGCTGAGGCGAGTCGCCAACCACTGTTCCAGATCATGCCTGCTTGTACGATTGGATGTTCTATATTGAATAATTCTGTGATTCTGTTTGCCATTATTGATGATTTATTTTAAAAATGCTTCGACTGCGCTCAGCATGACAATGAATAGTTTTGATAAAATTCGTCAATTCGAGTGAATTTCACGAATAGAAATGAGTGAAATTTTTATCGAGTATAAGAATTTAACGACTATTAGTTCTCGATACATTTTTAATCTCATTACAATCGATTAAAAACACTCGAACTGACATAACACTTAAAATAAAACCTTAGCCGTCAGTTCGAGTGGATTTTATGACGATAGGAATAAAATTAGTACTTCGACAAGCTCAGCAGAACTATCGAGAACTATTTCGGTAGCAAGACTTCTCGATACAATTCTTCGTACCTCAGAATCACTCGAAGTGACGTTATATTTTATTAAGAAATCACACCAGAGCCTAACAATTCATCATTGTTGTACCAAGCCACAAACTGACCTTCGGTAATTGCAGATTGTTTATTCTCGAATTCCACGTACAATCCTGAAGCGACTTTATGAAGTGCTGCCTTTTCTAAAGGTTGTCTGTAACGTATTCTTGCCATCACATCCATAGTTTCGCCATCGTTTAGGGCTAAATCTTCCCGAATCCAGTGCAATTCGTCATTAGACACAAATAACACATTACGAAGTAAACCAGGATGATTCTTTCCTTGACCAGTGTAAATCACGTTTTCTTCAACGTCAGTTTCAATGACAAATAATGGTTCTTTGGTACCTCCAACGGCTAAGCCTTTGCGTTGCCCTTTGGTAAAATAATGTGCACCTTGATGCTTACCAACGACTTTTCCATCAGATAAAACATACTTTGGTTTTTTGGCTAAATATGCCAATTCATTTTCTTTTGAAGTAAACTCTGGTTGCTTTTGGTTATAAACTTCAAGGGAATCTTCTACCTCAACAATAACTCCTTCTTTTGGCTTTAATTGTTGTTGCAAAAAATCTGGTAGTCTTACTTTACCAATAAAACACAAGCCTTGAGAATCCTTTTTCTCAGCCGTTATTAAATCTTGAGCCTTAGCAATCTCTCTAACCTCTGGCTTGGTTAATTCACCAATTGGGAATAGCGCTTTTGCTAATTGATCTTGCGATAACTGGCATAAAAAGTAAGATTGGTCTTTATTGTTATCTATTCCGGCTAAAAGCTGATGAATTTCTTTTCCGTCTTTTTCGATTGTAGATTTACGACAATAATGTCCAGTAGCTACGTAATCTGCTCCAAGATCCATGGCAATGTCCATAAAAACATCGAACTTAATTTCGCGATTACACAACACATCAGGATTGGGTGTGCGTCCTTTTTCGTATTCGTTAAACATGTAGTCTACAATACGCTCTTTGTACTGAACGCTTAAATCTACCGTTTGAAACGGAATGCCTAATTTATCGGCTACCAGCATAGCATCGTTGCTGTCTTCTAGCCAAGGACATTCATCTGAAATGGTTACAGAATCATCGTGCCAGTTTTTCATAAACAAGCCAATAACTTCGTAGCCTTGCTCTTTTAAAATATAGGCTGCAACGCTAGAATCTACACCACCTGAAAGTCCTACTATTACTCTTTTCATATCACCTTCCTGCCTTTCGACACTGCTCAAGATAAACTTCAGCAGGAATCTTTTTAATTAACTTATTTATTCATATTTCAATTAGAGTAAATCTGAGAATCGGAATTATATTAAGAACCTTTTGTAGCACAAAAACTTCTCGATACAAAATTCCTTAAAACGGAATTTTACTCGAAGTGACGTTATGAATTTAATTTATAAACTTAATTTTAGTCTCTTACTATATTGTCTGAAAAACTTCGGCAAAATTACAAATAAAAATAGCAATCTAATATAGACTGCTATTCCTAAAAATTATGCTTTTTATAGTTTAAATCTATTAGTATTTTTTAATGACCTTGTTGTTGGTATGGTCAATTTCTTTTTTGAGCTTTCCAGATTCATAATAAAACCAAATACCAGACTTTTTATCGTCAGTGTAATTGCCTTCAGAAGTTTTATTACCATCGGAATCGTAGTTAATGGTCTTACCATTTAATTCACCATTTATATAAACGGATTGGCGAAGCAGCATTTTATTTTCTGAAAACCATTTAGATTCTCCTTCTAATTTTCCATCTTTGTAATTTGTTTCTTCGGCTACTAGTCCATTTTTATAATAGACCGTTCTAACGCCTTCCAGCTTGCCTTCATCGTTGTAATGCTCTACAATCATTTTTGCGGAAGAATCTTTATGATAAAACACCCACTGACCAATGTAACGTTTACCGTTCATTTTGCCTTCGCTTATGACTTTCCCTTTAGAGGTGAAGAACTTTACATCAGATAAACTATCTTTTAAATTAAAGACTTTGGTGGCACTTAATACACTTTTACCTTTAGAAAGTGTGTAGTATTTAAAAGTATCCACCTCTTTACCATGTACAAATTGGCCTTCGTAGCGTTTTTGATCGGTCTTGTGGTAGTTCTTTGTCCATATACCATGACGTTTGCCGTTCTCATCAAATTGATTTACTGGCTTTTGAGCCAGTGCTACTGTTAAAATTATTGTAAAAAAAAGGGTGAAATAAACTTTTTGTTTAATCATTTCATAGCTTTGTTAGACAAACAATAACAGTTTGTATAATGTTGAACAATTTTAAAAACTCAAAAAAATGAAAATTATTTCAAAAACTTTCAAATTACTGACAGTATTTCTATTGGTTTTAGGTGTAACTGGATGTAGTGACGACGATGACAACAATGGACCAGGTGTGCAAACAACTACTGTTGTTGATGTGGCATTAGCAAATGGTTTAACTTCATTGGCTGCTGCTTTAGAAGCCACAGACCTAGTAACAACGTTGCAAGGCACTGGACCTTTTACAGTGTTTGCACCAGACAACGACGCCTTTACAACACTTTTAACCAATACTGGATTAGATTTAGATAATTTGTCTACTGCTGAAGAAGCTTTAGTAAGAAACATCTTATTAAATCATGTTATCGTAGGACAAAATTTATCTTCAACAGATCTTGTTAATGCAGGTTCGGGTTACACTAATGTGGCCGCAACAGGGCCTAACGGTGAAAATTTAAGTTTGTATTTTAACACTTCTAATGGTGTTGTTATAAACGGACAATCAACCGTTAGTAACGCTGACCTAACGGCTACGAACGGAACAGTCCATGTAGTAAATACAGTAATTGATTTACCAACCATTGCAACATTTGCAACATCTAATCCAGCGCTATCTGTATTGGTTGATGCCCTTGCATACGCAGATACAGGAACACCTACAGTACCGTATATTAATACAGTTTCTGATCCTGATGCAGGACCTTTTACAGTATTTGCACCAACAAACGATGCCTTTTTAGATCCCACAAATGGTATACTAGCAGAGTTAGGTTTATCTGGTTTTGGTGAAGGTATGGGCGAGTTAAACGCTGCTACCACTGATTCGGTATTATTATACCACATCGTAGCCGCCAACGTTCAGTCAGATCAGCTTACTACTGGCACGGTGTCTACTTTAGGAGGTGATATTACTGCAGATACCAGTAATTTTACGTTAACAGACGCTAACAATCGTGTAAGTAATATTGTAACCTCATTGGTTGATATACAAGCCATGAATGGTGTCGTGCATGTGATTGATAGAGTGATTTTATTTCCATTACCATAGTTTAGAAAGTCGAGGCTGATTACCTCATTTTTATATTGATTGATTTAGTTAGTAGAAAAACCCAGACATTTATTCGTCTGGGTTTTTTACTATAAATCACCTAAACCTTGGATTAATCAACCATGCATAACAAACACAATAAAGGTATGCATTACCTTCTAAAACTATTATGTAGGTAACCTAAGACTATTTAATTGCATAAGACTATTACATAACCACAGAGTTATACAAGTGTATTAAATCTATAAAAAAGCCTTGGCGCAATAAACCAAGGCTTTTTAATCTACGATACTCTCAGGCTTTTACTTTTTTCGTCTTTGTTGTGCTTGTTTTTGCTGCTCGGCTTGCTCCATCATTTCAGCCATTTTTTTCTGAAATTTATTCTGTTTCTTCGGTTTGCTCTTACTCACTTCTATTTTAGCCAGCACCTTCTTTTCATCGATAATGTAGTTTTTAATAACCAACATAATACCGATACTAATAAGATTGGATATAAAGTAATATAAACTTAAGCCAGAGGCATAGTTATTAAAGAAAATTAACATTAGTAGTGGTGAGAAGTAAATCATGTACTTCATTATTTTACTCATATCTGGCATACCTTCTTGTGGTGGTGCTTGCATTGCTGTTTGCTGACCAGTTGTCATTTTCATGTAGAAGAAAATAGCAATGGCAGCAAGTATTGGAAACAATGCAACATGATCTCCATAAAATGGAATATTTACACCAGGTGGAAAATTATAAATTGAGTCGTAAGAACTTAGATCATCTGCCCACAGGAAGCTTTTCTGTCTTAAATCAAATGCTGTTGGAAAGAACATAAACAACGCGTAAAACACAGGAATTTGCATTAAACCAGGCAGACAGCCACTTAGCGGACTGGCTCCAGCTTTACTCTGTAATGCCATAGTTTCTTGCTGTGCCTTTAACTTGTTGTCTTTATATTTTTCTCTAATGGCATCTAACTCTGGCTTTAATATTTTCATCTTTGCCTGTGATAAAAACTGCTTATATTGCACAAAAGACAGCATAAGTTTTACCAAAACAGTCATAACAATAATAGCAATTCCATAAGGCAACATACTACTTAACCAGCCAAATAAAGGAATGAATAAGGCCTTGTTTATCCAGCCAAAGATTCCCCATCCAAAAGGAATACTTTCCTCTAAGCTTTTATCATAAGTCTTTAAAATCTTAGCATCTGTAGGACCGTAGTATAATCCTAAGTTTTTATTAATCTCACCACCATTATAGGCTAATGGTATTTTTGAGGTGTATAGTTTTGTAAATAGCGTATCTACTTCTTCATCTTCAACTAAATTTTTAGAGGTTAGCTCTGCTTTTGAAAACGGATTATCTTTAGCTACCAATATAGAGCTAAAGAAATGTTGTCTGTACGATAACCATTCTACATCTTCTATGGTTTCTTCATCGTCACCCATTTGTGATAACTTTTCAACACGGTCTTCATCGTGCATATAGGTGAGCCTTGTATAACGGTTTTCGTAGCTAATGCTTTTTGCGTGCCTAATTCCTTTTTGCTGCCAATCTAAAGTAATTGGTTGCGATGTATTAAACTCTCCACTTAAACCTTGCGATTTGATTGAAAAGTCAATCATGTAGTCTTCTGGCTTTAACTCGTATCTATACTCCAAAAACTCTGTTTCAGAAAACTTAAGCTTCATAGACACAATAGTATTTTCACCACTCTTGCTTACGCTTGGTTGAAATGGGTAATCTTTTGTATTACGTATACGATTATCTGAGGTACCAAATGTGAGATTAAAGGCGCTGTTTTGGTC belongs to Winogradskyella sp. J14-2 and includes:
- a CDS encoding ArnT family glycosyltransferase, with the translated sequence MIKLIEKYPIVSLLLFVVIMLGFTIDAIPVTIMEARNFISAREMLTDNNWILTTMNGEARYQKPPLPTWITAFFGMLFGIKSVLALRWPALLFMASIGISTYLISKQLKLTKSHSLINGFIVLSSFYVIGITVEAPWDIYAHGFMLMALFQLFIMLKHQKTNIINSLLFVLFIAGSVLSKGPVSLYVLFLSFVVAYGIAFRLKGNILHFLKLISLLIFGIVIGGWWYMHVRIADPETFAAIAVKETTNWSSYNVRPFYYYWSFFVQSGLWTVPAFISLLYPYLKSRVSHLKAYRFSFFWTLIAVILLSVIPEKKSRYLMPVLIPLAINIGFYIAYLIREFKNLKDKRETYPVYFHFGLIGLIGILFWMSEFFKDSFIFSDYAVRYFITSIVLISIGVFIIQNLKKKDIKTVFYLCLAMMVSIGFFALPLANSNVKDDNKPISELQDKAIDLYHLDYVAPEMIYNYGDKIPSIKAEEGYHIPIEKTFYLLTRTHQPDTIEVLSKLYKMEFIDTYDLNRASKDSRAYNERLVNQLYKLTLK
- a CDS encoding phosphatase PAP2 family protein translates to MLDKLLDLDTELFVYLNGLGSPTWDGMWLAITHEFTFAPLYALLLFLIYRKLGWKSLLVIIVVIALMILFTDQTTNLVKRTVLRFRPCACDEIKDSIRFIAERCSSNRSFFSGHASNSMAAAVFGGLVLRPYFKNLIFILLFWAFLVAYSRIYVGVHFPIDILAGMTFGALAGFGFYKLNTYILKRFN
- a CDS encoding MATE family efflux transporter, with the translated sequence MVLSNYTKEFQYNLKLASPVMLGMLGHTFVSFVDNVMVGQLGSAELAAVSLGNSFIFIAMSLGIGFSTAITPLVAEADTEQNFVKGKSAFKHGFFLCTVLGVLLFLVTLLSKPLMYVMDQPAEVVELAIPYLDLVAFSLVPLIVFQAFKQFSDGMSLTKYPMYATLVANILNVAINYVLIFGKFGFPQMGIVGAAVGTLVSRFTMLFFLWWLLAKRHRSRAYVTNIKFFKLSKQPLKKLTNLGLPSAMQMFFEVAIFTAAIWLSGLLGKNAQAANQIALNLSSMTFMVAMGLSVAAMVRVGNQKGLKDYKNLKRIAESIFFVGFIFAVIFALLFVIFHKALPELYVDLDDPANAMDTAEVVKIAATLLLASAVFQISDSLQVIALGALRGLQDVKIPTIITFISYWVIGFPISYYLGKEDAYGSLGIWLGLLAGLSAAALLLFIRFNFLTKKLISQQAK
- a CDS encoding HupE/UreJ family protein; the encoded protein is MLLPLFGFAHGVTNADQELLRNGGLWAYIQVGATHMLTGYDHLLFLAGVVFYLSSFKDILKFITVFTIGHCITLIGATYSGITANEHLVDAVIALSVLYKGFENLGGFQKLKVPNLLLMVGLFGLIHGFGLSTRLQSFDIGEEQVLAKILCFNLGVEIGQVLALIPIVFIITQSRKRKQFPAFYKAVNWYLVLAGIALFIYQLFGYFNGYG
- a CDS encoding DUF4198 domain-containing protein: MKLKKRKITASITNKLLKPFYFLAALVLFCSHDLYIKLETYFLEPNQEAVLNLYNGTFEKSDNTIARDRMLDASIVSHGNRVAINPEQWQDQDSTITKLTFNTGDAGTYVAGVSTKARNIELTAEKFNKYLKSDGVLDMLKQRTADSLLDQDVVENYQKHVKAIYQVGDVKTDDWKTVLGYPIEFVPMANPYEKHTGEQLDVQLLLDGKPLANQLIFADAVKGAHAHSHDENTHKHSHEDKTHSHEHSHDDGDHSHEHSSSTSEAHSHEHKHKGEVHSHKHGHDTNEHKHSHNAEEEKPHSHTSGQQLRTNDKGIVTVDLPEDGIYYLRTIHMTRVADSDELTHRSKWATLTFEVSHAHNADTHTHNHDRDHEDGIPIWMFILGSVAFIGVLFFIFRKKDS